A genomic region of Gemmata massiliana contains the following coding sequences:
- a CDS encoding LysR family transcriptional regulator, producing MEIHQLKYFVAVAETGSFTRAAEREDVTQPTLSEQIMRLESKKHGLNRRLFDRLGRKVVLTDAGHELLGHAQRILAAVKEAERAVRDSAEGGSLRVGAIPTIAPFLLPSTVTRFRKDHPTVQLQLKEDLTERLLADLLAGELDVALMAMPIRDDRLHVEKLFAEPLVMALPAKHRLAAKTEVRLADVLEEPFILLDDMHCFGDQVLSLCHRGGLEPRVVCRGEQIVTLLAMVAAGQGVSIVPEMAATADTSKQCVYRPLGKPIPTRTLCAVWHKQRFRPPSLRALVDVTKR from the coding sequence ATGGAGATTCACCAGCTCAAATACTTCGTAGCCGTCGCCGAGACGGGCAGTTTCACGCGCGCCGCCGAGCGCGAGGACGTGACACAGCCCACGCTCAGCGAACAGATCATGCGCCTGGAGAGCAAAAAGCACGGTCTGAACCGCCGACTCTTCGACCGATTGGGGCGCAAGGTCGTGCTCACCGACGCGGGGCACGAACTGCTCGGGCACGCGCAGCGCATCCTCGCGGCGGTGAAGGAGGCCGAGCGCGCGGTCCGCGATTCGGCCGAGGGCGGGTCGCTCCGCGTCGGGGCGATCCCCACGATCGCGCCGTTCCTGCTCCCCTCCACGGTCACGCGGTTCCGCAAGGACCACCCGACCGTGCAACTTCAACTGAAAGAAGACCTCACGGAGCGCCTGCTCGCAGACCTCCTCGCGGGCGAACTCGACGTCGCGCTCATGGCGATGCCGATCCGCGACGACCGGCTGCATGTCGAAAAACTGTTCGCCGAACCACTCGTCATGGCGCTCCCGGCCAAGCACCGGCTCGCGGCGAAGACGGAAGTTCGGCTCGCGGACGTGCTCGAGGAACCGTTCATCCTGCTCGACGACATGCACTGCTTCGGCGACCAGGTGTTGAGTTTGTGTCACCGCGGAGGGCTGGAACCCCGCGTGGTCTGCCGCGGGGAACAAATCGTTACGCTGCTGGCTATGGTCGCGGCCGGTCAGGGGGTGTCGATCGTTCCCGAAATGGCCGCGACCGCGGATACGAGCAAGCAATGCGTGTACCGACCGCTCGGTAAGCCGATCCCCACGAGAACCCTGTGCGCCGTCTGGCACAAGCAGCGGTTCCGCCCGCCATCACTCCGCGCGCTGGTGGATGTGACGAAGAGATAA
- the selA gene encoding L-seryl-tRNA(Sec) selenium transferase, producing MSDNPFRDLPSVTKVLNTPALLRARERHSPETITAQIRVALDAIRARLVASEPLTLNVDAIAADVLASLDTQVAPVIRSVINATGIVLHTNLGRAPLHEDAARAAYEAARGYLNLELDLATGKRASRQGNVRAGLRAITGAESATAVNNCAAATVIALRAVAQGKEVVVSRGQLVEIGGSFRIPDVMAVSGATLREVGTTNITRLSDYERAITPNTAALMRVHCSNYRVRGYTKSVELTELVELGRKHNLLVIDDVGSGQAIDLTLFGLPGEPLVSASAACGADLVLFSGDKLLGGPQCGIIAGKAALIQQIERDPLMRALRLDKMTLAALEATLLLYRNPAKAIRDVPVLRMLTTSPTDLKRRSEAFAAWVREIPGVTVGVWEDESFVGGGSLPDVSVPTTVLGLSADGLSETELASRLRTGTPAVVTRVQDGRVLLDLRCVFERQEAELLEAITLAARK from the coding sequence ATGAGCGACAACCCATTTCGCGATCTGCCCTCTGTGACGAAAGTTCTCAATACGCCCGCACTGCTGCGGGCACGCGAACGCCATTCACCCGAAACGATCACCGCACAAATTCGTGTCGCACTCGATGCGATCCGCGCCCGACTCGTGGCCAGTGAACCACTCACGCTCAACGTCGATGCAATCGCGGCCGATGTGCTCGCCTCTCTCGATACGCAAGTTGCACCCGTAATCCGTTCGGTCATCAACGCGACCGGTATCGTACTCCACACCAACCTCGGTCGCGCGCCTCTTCACGAAGACGCTGCGCGCGCGGCTTACGAAGCGGCCCGCGGGTACCTGAATCTCGAACTCGATCTGGCGACAGGTAAACGGGCATCCCGACAGGGGAACGTTCGCGCGGGGCTGAGAGCCATTACGGGCGCGGAAAGCGCGACCGCTGTGAACAACTGCGCGGCCGCGACCGTGATCGCACTGCGTGCGGTCGCTCAGGGGAAAGAGGTCGTCGTCTCGCGCGGGCAACTGGTCGAGATCGGCGGCAGTTTCCGCATCCCGGACGTGATGGCCGTGAGCGGTGCCACGTTGCGCGAAGTGGGCACCACGAACATTACTCGACTCAGTGACTACGAGCGCGCGATTACCCCAAACACCGCAGCCCTGATGCGGGTGCATTGCAGCAACTACCGCGTGCGCGGGTACACGAAGTCTGTGGAACTCACGGAACTCGTCGAACTCGGGCGCAAGCACAACCTTCTGGTGATCGACGATGTAGGGAGCGGGCAAGCGATCGACCTGACGCTGTTCGGATTGCCCGGGGAGCCGCTTGTTTCAGCCAGCGCCGCGTGCGGTGCGGACCTCGTGCTCTTTAGCGGTGACAAGCTCCTCGGCGGTCCACAGTGCGGCATTATCGCGGGCAAGGCGGCACTGATTCAACAGATCGAACGTGACCCGCTCATGCGCGCGTTACGGCTCGACAAAATGACGCTCGCCGCTCTCGAAGCGACTTTGCTGCTCTATCGCAATCCGGCGAAGGCGATTCGTGATGTGCCTGTTCTGCGCATGCTGACGACCTCGCCCACGGATTTGAAGCGCCGCAGCGAAGCGTTCGCGGCGTGGGTACGGGAGATTCCCGGAGTAACGGTCGGCGTGTGGGAGGACGAGTCGTTCGTCGGTGGTGGCTCGCTTCCCGATGTTAGCGTGCCAACGACCGTGCTCGGACTGAGTGCGGACGGACTGAGCGAAACCGAACTCGCGTCGCGGTTGCGCACGGGAACGCCTGCGGTGGTGACGCGCGTGCAAGATGGTCGCGTGCTGCTCGATTTGCGCTGCGTTTTTGAGCGCCAAGAGGCCGAGCTACTGGAAGCGATCACTTTGGCGGCTCGGAAGTAA
- a CDS encoding HTTM domain-containing protein: MTKPNETEPRFVGIQPRLPGVLSRWHWLLRPIPAERMAALRIAVAVVTLLDIGIACLPQFATYFSESGLGGPDAYSWRFRDGHHYWSLLRVLPASWGSAALMSAWALAACALLIGFRPFVSGLVCWACAISFWNINPGLCNGGDQIRNSLFLAVAVGRSGAVWGAESVRKGGYTGRVLVPGWPAKVLLVQFACMYVFSGVYKLLSPGWQTGYVMYFVNHDLEWCLTPNLSPHLPVFVHRLSSWVAVAWELAFPLLIAFRRTCIPTLWVGVVFHVLTFFTLEVGHFALYSLAFYAIFVPGERWRSAPITSEPPK, encoded by the coding sequence GTGACCAAGCCCAACGAAACCGAACCGCGATTCGTCGGCATTCAACCCCGACTACCGGGCGTGCTGAGTCGGTGGCACTGGCTCCTGCGCCCGATACCAGCCGAGCGCATGGCCGCGCTGAGAATCGCGGTCGCGGTCGTTACATTGCTCGACATCGGAATCGCGTGCTTACCGCAATTCGCGACGTACTTTTCCGAAAGCGGTCTCGGCGGTCCCGATGCGTATTCATGGCGCTTTCGCGACGGGCATCATTACTGGTCGCTGCTGCGCGTGCTGCCAGCCTCGTGGGGGTCCGCGGCACTCATGAGTGCGTGGGCGCTGGCCGCGTGCGCATTACTAATCGGCTTCCGGCCGTTCGTTAGCGGATTGGTGTGCTGGGCGTGCGCGATCTCGTTCTGGAACATCAACCCGGGGCTATGTAACGGGGGTGACCAGATCCGCAACTCGTTGTTCCTGGCTGTTGCGGTCGGTCGATCAGGGGCGGTGTGGGGAGCGGAATCGGTGCGCAAGGGCGGTTACACCGGTCGCGTGCTGGTTCCCGGATGGCCGGCGAAAGTTCTGTTGGTGCAGTTCGCGTGCATGTACGTTTTCAGTGGCGTCTACAAGTTGCTCTCCCCGGGCTGGCAAACCGGGTACGTGATGTACTTCGTGAATCACGACCTGGAGTGGTGCCTGACACCGAACCTGAGTCCGCACCTACCCGTGTTCGTCCACAGGTTGAGTTCATGGGTCGCGGTCGCGTGGGAACTCGCATTCCCACTTTTGATCGCCTTTCGCCGAACGTGCATTCCCACGTTGTGGGTGGGCGTCGTGTTCCACGTACTGACGTTCTTCACGCTGGAAGTGGGACACTTCGCGCTGTACTCGCTCGCGTTCTACGCCATCTTTGTTCCGGGGGAGCGCTGGCGCAGCGCCCCGATTACTTCCGAGCCGCCAAAGTGA
- a CDS encoding HTTM domain-containing protein, with amino-acid sequence MSNARLVGTQPWFPWPLSRWDWWTERVPAERVAALRIATALVLLVDIFVEYLPHFTAFFGPEAISQRLYDGRFRADHMYWSILRWLPAEWGGRALFGVWIASAIALLIGWRPFVSGLIVWICALSVWNLNPGLHNGGDRLRHTLFLMVAVSCSGAVWGVSSVRSKTDPRPVLVPGWPVKVLFVQLAVMYFFCGYYKAISPLWRSGFAMYWTSHDLAWSLCPSAADQLPVWLHRLSALVTLVWELGVPVLAVLKRTRTATLALGVLFHIGTLFTLEVGHFALYAVACYAMFVPWERLRARSPHAIPPT; translated from the coding sequence GTGAGCAACGCGCGACTCGTCGGCACACAGCCCTGGTTCCCGTGGCCGTTATCACGGTGGGACTGGTGGACCGAACGGGTACCCGCCGAGCGCGTCGCCGCGCTCCGGATCGCGACGGCGCTCGTACTGCTCGTGGACATCTTTGTCGAATACCTACCGCACTTCACTGCGTTCTTCGGGCCGGAAGCAATTAGCCAGCGCCTCTACGACGGCCGATTCCGCGCCGACCACATGTACTGGTCGATTCTGCGCTGGCTCCCGGCCGAATGGGGCGGGCGAGCGCTGTTCGGCGTGTGGATCGCTTCGGCAATTGCACTATTAATCGGCTGGCGCCCGTTCGTTTCGGGGCTGATCGTGTGGATCTGTGCCCTCTCCGTGTGGAACCTTAACCCGGGCCTTCACAACGGCGGCGACCGTCTGCGTCACACTCTCTTTCTGATGGTTGCGGTGAGCTGCTCGGGTGCGGTGTGGGGCGTTTCGTCGGTGCGCAGCAAAACCGACCCGCGCCCGGTGCTCGTTCCGGGCTGGCCGGTCAAAGTGCTCTTCGTGCAACTCGCAGTAATGTACTTCTTCTGCGGCTACTACAAGGCAATCAGCCCGTTGTGGCGGAGCGGGTTCGCGATGTACTGGACCTCGCACGACCTCGCGTGGTCGCTGTGCCCCAGCGCCGCGGACCAACTCCCGGTGTGGCTCCACCGGCTCTCGGCCCTCGTAACGCTCGTGTGGGAACTCGGGGTCCCCGTTCTTGCGGTGCTGAAGCGAACGCGAACCGCGACACTCGCGCTCGGCGTACTATTCCACATCGGAACATTGTTCACACTTGAAGTGGGGCACTTCGCGTTGTACGCCGTCGCGTGCTATGCGATGTTCGTCCCCTGGGAACGACTTCGAGCGAGGTCGCCCCACGCGATTCCCCCGACCTGA
- a CDS encoding aminomethyltransferase family protein codes for MTTATPVPASAEYQSALTSAALFDISGAAKLLLTGPDAPMFLGNLSTNDVKALPLGGGCEAYFCDARAKVKFQAWIYHVRLSDARHAMWIETTPGRNTELVQYLDRYLISEQVEIADRTADFAQFHLAGPKAATVLGAALGEPVPELPEFAHMERTFGRDATCSLRRRDQLGAPGFDIVCRTDVAEGVKRMLLAAGATPAGFDTFETLRIEAGTPVFGKDIDENRFVMEVGYAPRAVSYAKGCYLGQEPIVMARDRAGHVNRAFLGLKVLEGGPLPAGAKVFRDGQEVGLVTSSCQSPRLGVPVALAYLKWKHQEPGTRMEAETPAGRQPVEVLGLPPVK; via the coding sequence ATGACAACCGCAACTCCGGTTCCCGCGTCGGCAGAGTACCAGTCCGCACTTACAAGTGCAGCGCTTTTCGATATTTCCGGGGCCGCCAAACTCCTGCTAACCGGTCCCGATGCGCCGATGTTCCTCGGCAATCTCAGCACCAACGACGTCAAGGCACTGCCGCTGGGCGGCGGGTGCGAGGCGTACTTCTGTGATGCCCGGGCGAAGGTGAAGTTTCAAGCGTGGATCTACCACGTTCGGCTGAGCGACGCCCGACACGCGATGTGGATCGAAACGACCCCCGGGCGCAACACGGAACTGGTGCAGTACCTCGATCGCTATCTCATCTCGGAACAGGTCGAAATTGCCGATCGCACCGCGGACTTCGCACAATTCCACCTCGCCGGACCGAAGGCCGCGACCGTGCTCGGCGCCGCGCTCGGAGAGCCGGTGCCAGAACTGCCCGAATTCGCCCATATGGAGCGCACGTTCGGGCGCGATGCGACGTGCTCCCTTCGCCGGCGCGATCAACTCGGGGCGCCCGGATTCGACATCGTGTGCAGAACAGACGTTGCCGAAGGCGTGAAACGCATGCTCCTCGCCGCGGGCGCGACTCCAGCCGGCTTCGATACGTTCGAGACACTCCGTATCGAAGCCGGCACGCCGGTCTTCGGGAAAGACATCGACGAGAACCGGTTCGTGATGGAAGTGGGGTACGCGCCGCGTGCGGTCAGTTACGCGAAGGGCTGTTACTTGGGGCAGGAACCGATCGTGATGGCCCGCGACCGTGCCGGGCACGTGAACCGCGCGTTCTTGGGTCTGAAGGTATTAGAAGGTGGCCCGCTCCCGGCCGGTGCGAAGGTATTTCGCGACGGTCAGGAGGTCGGGCTGGTCACGTCGAGTTGTCAGTCCCCGCGGCTCGGTGTCCCGGTCGCGCTCGCGTACCTCAAGTGGAAGCACCAGGAACCCGGCACGCGGATGGAGGCCGAAACTCCGGCGGGTCGGCAACCGGTGGAAGTGTTGGGGCTTCCGCCGGTGAAGTGA
- a CDS encoding universal stress protein — protein MITIRRILVPTDFSECATPAVRYAAELADKFEAELVLLHVVPDTVLALPDAVMPTPTPMTDLDTLTESGKTGLANLITAMKLEKYKPRAEVRLGSPEQEIVEAVKDLNVDLVCIATHGREGIARVLLGSVAEMVVRHAPCPVLTVRPGTC, from the coding sequence ATGATTACCATTCGCCGCATTCTCGTTCCGACCGACTTCAGCGAGTGCGCGACCCCGGCCGTGCGGTACGCGGCCGAGCTTGCTGACAAGTTCGAGGCCGAACTCGTTCTGCTCCACGTCGTTCCGGATACGGTCCTCGCCCTCCCGGACGCGGTGATGCCCACGCCCACGCCGATGACCGATCTCGACACGCTCACCGAGTCCGGCAAAACCGGTCTGGCGAACCTCATTACCGCAATGAAACTGGAAAAGTACAAGCCGCGTGCGGAAGTGCGGCTCGGCTCACCGGAGCAAGAGATCGTCGAAGCCGTGAAAGACCTGAACGTCGATCTCGTGTGCATCGCCACACACGGGCGCGAGGGAATCGCCCGCGTGCTGCTCGGCAGTGTCGCAGAAATGGTCGTGCGCCACGCCCCGTGCCCGGTCCTCACGGTGCGGCCCGGGACGTGCTGA
- a CDS encoding aminotransferase class IV: MSLLWLNGTLTDKLDARVSPFDHGLLYGDGVWEHLRVFNGTLFRASHHIRILFAAAQAVGIDIPLSEAELLAAIETTVKANNRTEGYVRVVITRGPGTIGPDPRKIEPQVIVIAEEYQPFPHELAGHGLHAVVSPLVLDTENPAHRFRTLNQLHVVRAKQHALQNGCLESLFRDRAGHLIGATEGFLFVVKDGALVVAGGQSEDATGYAIAAMAGDAGLVVAEYTITLEDLLTAEEAFIAGTACGVIGIVRVDGKHIRTGSEGPITRAIREGYQQLTRGESR; the protein is encoded by the coding sequence ATGTCTCTTCTCTGGCTCAACGGCACGCTCACCGACAAGCTCGACGCCCGCGTCAGCCCGTTCGATCACGGCCTCCTCTACGGCGACGGCGTGTGGGAGCACCTGCGTGTCTTCAACGGCACGCTATTTCGCGCCTCACACCACATCCGCATTCTCTTTGCTGCGGCCCAGGCCGTGGGTATCGACATCCCGTTATCCGAAGCGGAACTGCTCGCGGCGATCGAAACTACTGTGAAGGCTAACAACCGAACCGAGGGGTACGTTCGCGTTGTCATTACGCGCGGTCCAGGAACGATCGGTCCGGACCCCCGAAAGATCGAACCGCAAGTGATCGTGATCGCGGAAGAGTACCAGCCGTTCCCGCACGAACTCGCCGGGCACGGGTTGCACGCGGTCGTTTCTCCGCTTGTGCTCGACACCGAGAACCCGGCCCATCGGTTCCGCACGCTGAATCAGCTCCACGTCGTTCGCGCGAAGCAACACGCACTGCAAAACGGCTGCCTCGAATCGCTGTTCCGAGACCGAGCGGGACACCTCATCGGTGCCACAGAAGGCTTCCTGTTCGTGGTGAAGGACGGCGCACTCGTCGTCGCGGGCGGGCAATCCGAAGACGCGACCGGCTACGCGATCGCAGCAATGGCCGGAGACGCGGGGCTGGTCGTTGCGGAATACACGATCACACTCGAAGACCTGCTCACCGCGGAAGAAGCGTTCATTGCGGGCACCGCGTGCGGCGTCATCGGCATCGTGCGCGTGGACGGAAAACACATTCGTACTGGAAGCGAAGGACCAATCACGCGGGCAATTCGAGAAGGGTATCAGCAACTCACGCGCGGCGAGTCGCGGTAG
- a CDS encoding ABC transporter ATP-binding protein has translation MLTAVKLEKTYRRHAVQVRVLNGLDLEVQTGEFLSIVGASGSGKSTLLHLIGTLDTPDTGRVLLDGKRIDNLPSRDRDRLRNRTFGYIFQFYHLLPELNAVDNVLMPAYIGHSVLTWWQTRRQWRRRAEELLELVGLKHRLKHRPRELSGGEMQRTAIARALLMDPRVLLADEPTGNLDTEAGSEIVRLLRDINHNKGVTIVMVTHNMEIVSATDRVVRMVGGVVTDDTPAPRQSFQPRLAAV, from the coding sequence ATGCTGACCGCCGTAAAGCTCGAAAAAACGTACCGCCGGCACGCCGTTCAGGTGCGGGTGCTGAACGGGCTGGACCTCGAAGTACAGACGGGCGAGTTCCTGAGCATCGTCGGTGCGTCCGGCTCCGGGAAGAGCACGCTGCTGCACCTGATCGGCACGCTCGACACCCCGGACACGGGGCGCGTGCTGCTCGACGGGAAGCGCATCGACAACCTCCCGTCCCGCGACCGCGACCGCCTGCGGAACCGTACGTTCGGCTACATCTTCCAGTTCTACCACCTGCTCCCGGAACTCAACGCGGTCGACAACGTGCTGATGCCGGCGTACATCGGGCACTCGGTGCTCACCTGGTGGCAGACACGCCGCCAGTGGCGCCGGCGGGCCGAGGAGTTGCTCGAACTGGTCGGGCTGAAGCACCGATTGAAGCACCGCCCGCGCGAGCTGTCCGGCGGGGAGATGCAGCGCACCGCGATCGCCCGCGCGCTGCTGATGGACCCGCGCGTCCTGCTCGCCGACGAGCCGACCGGGAACCTCGACACCGAGGCTGGGAGTGAGATCGTGCGCCTCCTGCGCGACATCAACCACAACAAGGGCGTGACGATCGTGATGGTCACGCACAACATGGAAATCGTGTCTGCGACGGATCGCGTGGTGCGGATGGTGGGTGGGGTCGTTACCGATGACACACCGGCCCCGCGCCAGTCCTTTCAACCGCGATTAGCCGCGGTGTAA
- a CDS encoding ABC transporter permease, which translates to MYKLLLCVRYLQTRYLAFICIVSVMLGVATLIVVNAVMSGFSTKLKDRLHGVLSDVVVDTDRPDGFEIVREATRDLTADEAKKFGADTRMIRGGSIEVSRQQTPHALVIETTDGKTLTTRRHLTPAGIAHEIQTGPVGDKIEAVTPTIETFAVLQFRDDYNRIVAKPVRLIGIDPEGRTAVGGFSEYLTRQKDSPHPNFDLTPEALQRVEWNRRRHDREAPQVVQSKAVATTIPPLPDAIPEPKMDVDVGIPKPKMHGVIVGHSLAHFRYHNKEGQMVEEVALSPGDNVILTTAGGEDLKPVWGSFYVADYLKTEMSEYDQSYVYVPLEQLQSIRGMADRATAFQLRLKNYDRDKAAVCEELRKYFPHREAKVATWEELQGPLLSAIEVERSILNILLFMIVGVAGFSILAIFTMIVSEKYRDIGIMKSLGASSWGVMSIFLGYGLLLGTVGCGLGTALGLTITRYINEIEAFLTRQTGAALFPKDVYYFKEIPTNVEWLTVVGVNLGAVLIASTFSLLPAWRAATLQPVRALRFE; encoded by the coding sequence GTGTACAAGCTGCTCCTCTGCGTCCGCTACCTGCAAACCCGCTATTTGGCGTTCATCTGCATCGTGAGCGTGATGCTCGGCGTGGCGACACTGATCGTGGTGAACGCGGTCATGAGCGGGTTCAGCACCAAGCTCAAGGACCGGCTCCACGGGGTTCTGTCCGATGTCGTCGTGGACACGGACCGCCCCGACGGGTTCGAGATCGTCCGCGAAGCGACGCGCGACCTCACGGCAGACGAGGCCAAGAAGTTCGGCGCCGACACACGGATGATTCGCGGCGGATCGATCGAGGTGAGCCGCCAACAGACCCCGCACGCGCTGGTCATCGAAACAACGGACGGCAAAACACTCACGACCCGACGGCATCTGACCCCGGCCGGGATCGCGCACGAGATCCAGACCGGTCCCGTGGGCGACAAGATCGAAGCTGTCACGCCCACCATCGAAACGTTCGCCGTTCTCCAGTTCCGCGACGACTACAACCGGATCGTTGCCAAACCGGTGCGGCTGATCGGCATCGACCCGGAGGGCCGCACCGCGGTGGGCGGGTTCTCCGAGTACCTGACCCGCCAAAAGGACTCGCCGCACCCGAATTTCGACCTCACCCCGGAAGCGCTCCAGCGCGTCGAGTGGAACCGGCGGCGCCACGACCGTGAGGCCCCTCAAGTCGTTCAGTCGAAAGCCGTAGCGACGACCATCCCGCCGCTGCCCGACGCGATCCCCGAACCGAAGATGGACGTCGACGTCGGTATCCCGAAACCGAAGATGCACGGCGTCATCGTGGGGCACAGCCTCGCGCACTTCCGGTACCACAACAAAGAAGGCCAGATGGTGGAAGAGGTCGCGCTATCCCCGGGCGACAACGTGATTCTCACGACTGCGGGCGGTGAAGACCTCAAGCCCGTGTGGGGCAGCTTCTACGTGGCCGACTACCTGAAGACGGAGATGAGCGAGTACGACCAGAGCTACGTCTACGTGCCGCTCGAACAGTTGCAGAGCATCCGCGGCATGGCGGACCGGGCCACGGCGTTCCAGCTCCGGTTGAAGAACTACGACCGCGATAAGGCGGCCGTGTGCGAGGAACTGCGGAAATACTTCCCGCACCGCGAGGCCAAGGTCGCCACGTGGGAAGAACTCCAGGGACCGCTGCTGTCTGCGATCGAGGTAGAACGCAGCATCCTGAACATACTCCTGTTCATGATCGTCGGCGTGGCCGGGTTTAGCATCCTCGCGATCTTCACCATGATCGTGAGCGAGAAGTACCGCGACATCGGCATCATGAAATCGCTGGGCGCGAGCAGTTGGGGCGTGATGAGCATCTTCCTCGGTTACGGGCTCCTGCTCGGTACCGTCGGGTGCGGTCTGGGTACCGCACTGGGGCTGACCATCACTCGGTACATCAACGAAATCGAGGCGTTCCTAACGCGGCAAACGGGCGCCGCCCTGTTCCCGAAGGACGTGTACTACTTCAAGGAAATCCCGACCAACGTTGAGTGGCTGACCGTGGTGGGCGTGAACCTCGGGGCCGTACTCATCGCGTCCACGTTCAGCCTGCTCCCGGCCTGGCGCGCGGCGACACTGCAACCGGTCCGGGCCTTGAGATTTGAATAG
- a CDS encoding metallophosphoesterase — protein MQLPARVDYPVIAIGDLHGRVEWLDKLVAKLRTRPEWPTAKLVFLGDLVDRHPTVKDLVSRVIELIAEKPGSTCVMGNHDLALVKATGLDGPPSESWVRRYATNYDHNWTFRSYLGRTADYMPQGKWEQELAELRAAMPEDHRAFLAKLPWVAEAEGHIFLHNGLSPELDCPAPVQLACAHNKIWDRAVVNPRFGTDTDRMFNPEYPVWIGADKRLSERPLPLPGKVQVSGHIKLDAPDANRVRIRIDTSGGVREPLTACILTGPGAEPVFVFSNE, from the coding sequence ATGCAATTGCCAGCCCGAGTCGACTACCCCGTGATCGCGATCGGTGACCTGCACGGGCGCGTCGAGTGGCTCGATAAGCTCGTCGCGAAGTTGCGCACGCGCCCCGAATGGCCGACCGCGAAACTCGTCTTCCTCGGCGACCTCGTGGACCGGCACCCCACGGTGAAGGATCTCGTCTCGCGCGTGATCGAGTTAATCGCCGAGAAACCCGGGAGCACGTGCGTGATGGGCAACCACGATCTGGCGCTCGTAAAAGCGACCGGGTTGGACGGCCCGCCCTCCGAGTCGTGGGTGCGCCGGTACGCGACCAACTACGACCACAACTGGACGTTCCGCAGTTACTTGGGGCGCACGGCGGACTACATGCCGCAGGGGAAGTGGGAACAGGAACTCGCGGAACTTCGAGCCGCGATGCCGGAGGATCACCGGGCGTTTCTCGCGAAACTGCCCTGGGTCGCCGAGGCCGAGGGGCACATCTTCCTGCACAACGGGTTGTCGCCGGAACTGGACTGTCCCGCGCCGGTCCAGTTGGCGTGTGCGCACAACAAAATTTGGGACCGTGCGGTGGTCAACCCGCGGTTCGGGACCGACACGGACCGGATGTTCAATCCGGAGTACCCGGTGTGGATCGGCGCGGACAAGCGGCTCTCGGAGCGCCCGCTGCCGCTACCGGGAAAGGTGCAAGTGAGCGGGCACATCAAACTCGACGCGCCCGACGCGAACCGCGTCCGCATCCGCATCGACACGAGCGGCGGGGTGCGCGAGCCGCTCACCGCGTGTATCCTCACCGGCCCGGGCGCGGAGCCGGTGTTCGTGTTCAGCAACGAGTGA